A stretch of the Macaca thibetana thibetana isolate TM-01 chromosome X, ASM2454274v1, whole genome shotgun sequence genome encodes the following:
- the LOC126945929 gene encoding melanoma-associated antigen 8-like, with protein sequence MDQREGSGPRLCEEARFAGNRPAGRSGGPRGALKETCLWVSIAQLRPTLACCPDLSHHASLRQKRQSCKAEEGRQAQGDAPGLMDVQILTTEEQKAASSSSTLIAGTLEEVPDSGSLSPAQSPRGASSSLTVTNDTLWSQSNEVSSSNEEEGPSTSPDPAHLESLFREALDEKVAELVHFLLRKYQIKEPVTKAEMLESVIKNYKNHFPEIFSKASECMQVIFGIDVKEVDPAGHCYVLVTCLGLSYDGLLGDDQSTPKTGLLIIVLGMIVMEGSCAPEEAIWEALSVMGLYDGREHSAYWELRKLLTQDWVQENYLEYRQVPGSDPVRYEFLWGPRALAETSYVKVLEHVARVNARVRISYPSQSNSS encoded by the exons ATGGATCAGAGAGAA GGAAGCGGGCCCAGACTCTGTGAGGAGGCGAG GTTCGCAGGGAACAGGCCAGCCGGGAGGTCGGGAGGCCCCAGAGGAGCACTGAAGGAGACCT gccTGTGGGTCTCAATTGCCCAGCTCCGGCCCACACTCGCCTGCTGCCCTGACCTGAGTCATCATGCTTCTCTTCGGCAGAAGCGTCAGTCCTGCAAGGCTGAGGAAGGCCGTCAGGCCCAAGGAGATGCACCGGGGCTTATGGATGTGCAGATTCTCACAACTGAGGAGCAGAAGGCTGCATCCTCCTCCTCTACTCTGATCGCGGGAACCCTGGAGGAGGTGCCTGATTCTGGGTCACTGAGTCCTGCCCAGAGTCCTCGGGGTGCCTCCTCTTCCCTGACCGTCACCAACGACACTCTATGGAGCCAATCCAATGAGGTTTCCAGCAGCAATGAAGAGGAGGGGCCAAGCACCTCCCCAGACCCAGCTCACCTGGAGTCCCTTTTCCGGGAAGCACTTGATGAGAAAGTGGCTGAGTTAGTTCATTTCCTGCTCCGCAAATATCAAATTAAGGAGCCGGTCACAAAGGCAGAAATGCTGGAGAGTGTCATCAAAAATTACAAGAACCACTTTCCTGAGATCTTCAGCAAAGCCTCTGAGTGCATGCAGGTGATCTTTGGCATTGACGTGAAGGAAGTGGACCCCGCCGGCCACTGCTACGTCCTtgtcacctgcctgggcctctcctATGACGGCCTGCTGGGTGACGATCAGAGCACGCCCAAGACCGGCCTCCTGATAATCGTCCTGGGCATGATCGTAATGGAGGGCAGCTGCGCCCCAGAGGAGGCAATCTGGGAAGCGTTGAGTGTGATGGGGCTGTATGATGGGAGGGAGCACAGCGCCTATTGGGAGCTCAGGAAGCTGCTCACCCAAGATTGGGTGCAGGAAAACTACCTGGAGTACCGCCAGGTGCCCGGCAGTGATCCTGTGCGCTACGAGTTCCTGTGGGGTCCAAGGGCCCTCGCTGAAACCAGCTATGTGAAAGTCCTGGAGCATGTGGCCAGGGTTAATGCGAGAGTTCGCATTTCCTACCCATCCCAATCAAACAGTAGCTAA